One genomic region from Halococcus qingdaonensis encodes:
- a CDS encoding biotin transporter BioY, with translation MSIENTDTELVGDEVVSNLARAALFAALTGAFAYVSFPNPISPAPVTLQVLGVFLSGIFLGPLWGGVACGLYLLAGALGAPIFAGGAAGIGVLVGPTAGYLLSYPLAAAVIGGVVHGGRTPVDPGAVGLGRLVGGLALGTVVIYAIGVAGMMIVQNLGPVEAFLVGAAVFIPAEIVKIAAAVGIVRSDVMTAA, from the coding sequence ATGAGCATCGAGAACACCGACACCGAACTCGTCGGCGACGAAGTGGTGAGCAACCTCGCCCGTGCAGCGCTGTTCGCCGCTCTGACCGGCGCGTTCGCCTACGTGAGTTTTCCGAACCCGATCTCGCCCGCACCGGTGACGCTGCAGGTCCTCGGCGTCTTCCTGTCCGGGATCTTCCTCGGGCCGCTGTGGGGCGGCGTGGCCTGCGGGCTGTATCTGCTCGCGGGCGCGCTCGGCGCGCCGATCTTCGCCGGCGGGGCGGCGGGGATCGGCGTTCTGGTCGGCCCGACGGCCGGCTATCTGCTCTCCTATCCGCTCGCGGCGGCCGTCATCGGGGGCGTCGTCCACGGTGGTCGCACACCCGTCGATCCGGGAGCGGTTGGGCTCGGTCGACTGGTCGGCGGGCTGGCGCTCGGCACGGTCGTGATCTACGCGATCGGCGTGGCCGGGATGATGATCGTCCAGAATCTTGGGCCCGTCGAGGCGTTTCTCGTCGGCGCGGCGGTGTTCATTCCAGCCGAGATCGTGAAGATCGCCGCCGCCGTCGGCATCGTCCGCAGCGACGTAATGACCGCTGCATGA
- a CDS encoding energy-coupling factor ABC transporter ATP-binding protein: MIETRGLTFRYGSDESGAPAVDDVSLTIRDGSFVVLAGPNGSGKSTLVRQFNGLLEPDAGSVSVNDQPVDENVVAARTAVAMTFQDPRDGFVAATVAADVAFGPENLGLARGTIDERVADALAAVRMDGRGDERIDRLSGGEQARVAIAGALAMEPDHLVLDEPFAGLDQPARESVLSRLEALGEAGTGIVVVTHDLRDLLALADRVLVMNEGRVALDADPERAREQLSGLAVRAPC, from the coding sequence ATGATCGAGACGCGTGGGCTGACCTTTCGGTACGGGAGTGACGAATCGGGTGCTCCGGCCGTCGACGACGTCTCGCTCACGATTCGGGATGGCTCGTTCGTCGTGCTCGCCGGCCCGAACGGGTCGGGCAAATCGACGCTCGTCCGACAGTTCAACGGGCTGCTCGAACCCGACGCGGGGAGCGTGTCGGTGAACGACCAACCTGTCGACGAGAACGTCGTGGCCGCCCGGACGGCCGTGGCGATGACGTTTCAGGACCCCCGCGACGGGTTCGTCGCCGCGACGGTGGCCGCCGACGTCGCCTTCGGGCCGGAGAACCTCGGACTCGCGAGGGGGACGATCGACGAGCGTGTCGCGGACGCGCTCGCGGCGGTACGGATGGACGGGCGCGGTGACGAGCGCATCGATCGGCTGTCGGGGGGTGAGCAGGCACGCGTCGCGATCGCGGGCGCGCTCGCGATGGAGCCCGACCATCTCGTGCTCGACGAGCCGTTCGCCGGGCTCGATCAGCCGGCACGCGAGTCGGTGCTCTCGCGGCTGGAAGCGCTCGGTGAGGCGGGAACGGGGATCGTCGTCGTCACGCACGATCTGCGGGATCTGCTCGCGCTCGCCGACCGCGTGCTCGTCATGAACGAGGGGCGCGTGGCGCTCGATGCGGACCCCGAACGCGCGCGCGAACAGTTGTCGGGCCTCGCCGTTCGCGCACCGTGTTGA
- a CDS encoding energy-coupling factor transporter transmembrane component T family protein, which produces MLSYEPGGSIAHRLDPRAKLAVQVGFALAAFSHTSPRGLAIGTVLAGVVLVVAELLPQVAVWEVRYALPFVLAGPLLAAFSPAPPWIVPAEAIAPALASYRVLLVLVVSVAYVRTTPVRDSRAAIQRLLPGRFGRLCGVGVALVFRFLPVVLADLSRARAAMRARLGSERSLAERMKLVAIAGVRRADMRADRLAVALRARCFAWNPTLPALRFAALDGPALAFALVLFVWALL; this is translated from the coding sequence GTGTTGAGCTACGAGCCAGGAGGATCGATCGCCCACCGACTCGACCCACGGGCGAAACTCGCCGTGCAGGTGGGGTTCGCGCTCGCGGCGTTTTCCCACACCAGCCCGCGCGGGCTCGCGATCGGAACGGTGCTCGCGGGCGTCGTTCTCGTGGTCGCGGAACTCCTCCCGCAGGTCGCCGTCTGGGAGGTTCGCTACGCGCTCCCGTTCGTGCTCGCCGGACCGCTGCTCGCCGCGTTCTCGCCGGCTCCGCCGTGGATCGTCCCCGCCGAGGCGATCGCGCCGGCGCTCGCGAGCTATCGCGTCCTGCTCGTGTTGGTCGTGAGCGTCGCGTACGTCAGGACGACGCCGGTGCGCGATTCGCGAGCGGCCATCCAGCGACTGCTGCCGGGGCGATTCGGACGGCTCTGTGGCGTCGGCGTGGCGCTCGTCTTCCGCTTTCTACCGGTGGTACTCGCCGATCTCTCGCGGGCGCGGGCGGCGATGCGGGCGCGCCTCGGAAGCGAACGCTCGCTCGCCGAACGGATGAAACTCGTCGCCATCGCGGGCGTTCGCCGTGCGGACATGCGGGCCGACAGGCTCGCGGTGGCGCTCCGTGCCCGCTGTTTCGCCTGGAACCCGACGCTGCCGGCGCTGCGGTTCGCCGCGCTCGACGGTCCTGCCCTCGCGTTCGCGCTCGTGCTGTTCGTCTGGGCGCTGCTGTGA
- a CDS encoding heterodisulfide reductase-related iron-sulfur binding cluster, whose translation MTLVLQAGETITRETFWRIGPVGKALFYFLAFLAIAILLYGVYDRFAGYLQGTDDAVTRLDDLPERVASSVKTVLSNEKQFNRDLYGGLMHAFIMWGFLTLLIGTTILMIDMDGYQLVTGLLGEEQSFFIGDFYLSYSLVMDALGLLFVVGLGMAIYRRYGVRNDRLWDRHTSLEDGAFVWTLFLLGVGGYLVEGVRILATGFPDFETVSFVGWFVALVFQGAGVSQELATTAYPAAWWSHSLLALGFVAAVPYAKPFHMLSSFANVVTRDEKSGVRLPGVPADEAPDEIGFTEVEDMSWKQMLDQDACTKCGRCSSVCPAKASGRPLDPRNVILDLKSYRESVGAGGETKEIVADGGASVIDSRTMESCMSCMACMDACPVEIEHVPQFTEMNRRLTEMGEMDDNVQETMMDVFQQGNSFGEPERKRPDWVEELDFDVPDARDGPVEYLWYVGDYPSYDERNRRIARSMATIFEHAGVDYGILYEDEQNDGNDVRRVGEEGLYEMLAEDNAAAFEDCEFETLVCTDPHSYNTFKNEYPELEGVEWNSDGEIDVHHYTQVVQELADAGALDLSGTALDYTVTYHDPCHLGRMNDEFEAPRDLVRRTGASLHEMPRNRSNSFCCGGGGGGLWMDFDEEPKPSEERLREALEDTDAGNEIEKFVVACPMCMTMYEDGRKTGDFEERIEIIGLSELLAEALEADTVAGATGTGVDAAPADD comes from the coding sequence ATGACACTCGTGCTGCAGGCCGGTGAAACCATCACCCGGGAGACCTTCTGGCGGATCGGCCCGGTCGGGAAGGCGCTGTTCTACTTCCTCGCCTTCCTGGCGATCGCGATACTGCTCTACGGGGTCTACGACCGGTTCGCGGGCTATCTTCAGGGCACGGACGACGCCGTTACCCGACTCGACGATCTGCCCGAGCGGGTGGCGAGCAGCGTCAAGACCGTGCTCTCGAACGAGAAGCAGTTCAACCGCGATCTCTACGGCGGGCTGATGCACGCGTTCATCATGTGGGGTTTTCTCACTCTCCTGATCGGCACCACCATTCTGATGATCGACATGGATGGCTACCAGCTCGTCACCGGCCTCCTGGGCGAGGAGCAGTCCTTCTTCATCGGCGACTTCTATCTCTCCTACTCGCTGGTGATGGACGCGCTGGGACTGCTGTTCGTCGTCGGCCTCGGCATGGCGATCTACCGGCGGTACGGCGTCCGCAACGATCGACTCTGGGATCGCCACACGAGCCTCGAAGACGGCGCGTTCGTCTGGACGCTGTTCCTGCTCGGCGTCGGCGGCTATCTCGTCGAGGGCGTGCGCATTCTCGCGACCGGCTTCCCCGACTTCGAGACGGTGAGCTTCGTCGGCTGGTTCGTCGCGCTCGTTTTCCAGGGCGCTGGCGTCTCCCAGGAGCTGGCGACGACGGCGTATCCGGCCGCATGGTGGTCGCACTCGCTGCTCGCGCTCGGGTTCGTCGCCGCCGTGCCGTACGCCAAACCGTTCCACATGCTGTCGAGTTTCGCCAACGTCGTCACGCGCGACGAGAAGTCGGGTGTCCGTCTCCCGGGAGTGCCGGCCGACGAGGCCCCCGACGAGATCGGCTTCACCGAGGTCGAGGACATGTCCTGGAAACAGATGCTCGACCAGGACGCCTGCACCAAATGTGGCCGCTGTTCGTCGGTCTGTCCCGCCAAGGCGTCGGGTCGACCGCTCGATCCGCGAAACGTGATCCTCGACCTCAAGAGCTATCGCGAGTCGGTCGGCGCCGGCGGCGAGACCAAGGAGATCGTCGCCGACGGCGGCGCGAGCGTCATCGATTCGCGCACGATGGAGTCCTGCATGTCCTGTATGGCCTGTATGGACGCCTGCCCCGTCGAGATCGAGCACGTCCCGCAGTTCACCGAGATGAACCGCCGGCTGACCGAGATGGGCGAGATGGACGACAACGTCCAGGAGACGATGATGGACGTCTTCCAGCAGGGCAACTCGTTCGGCGAGCCCGAGCGCAAACGCCCCGACTGGGTCGAGGAGCTCGACTTCGACGTGCCGGACGCGCGTGATGGCCCCGTGGAGTATCTCTGGTACGTCGGCGACTACCCGAGCTACGACGAGCGCAACAGGCGCATCGCGCGCTCGATGGCGACGATCTTCGAGCACGCGGGCGTCGACTACGGCATCCTCTACGAGGACGAGCAGAACGACGGCAACGACGTGCGGCGAGTCGGCGAGGAAGGGCTCTACGAGATGCTCGCCGAGGACAACGCCGCCGCCTTCGAGGACTGCGAGTTCGAGACGCTCGTCTGTACCGATCCCCACAGCTACAACACGTTCAAGAACGAGTATCCCGAGCTGGAGGGCGTCGAGTGGAATTCTGATGGAGAGATCGACGTCCACCACTACACGCAGGTCGTTCAGGAGCTCGCCGACGCTGGCGCGCTCGATCTCTCGGGGACGGCACTCGATTACACCGTGACCTACCACGATCCCTGCCATCTCGGCCGGATGAACGACGAGTTCGAAGCGCCGCGCGATCTCGTCCGGCGTACTGGTGCAAGCCTCCACGAGATGCCACGAAACCGGTCGAACTCCTTCTGTTGTGGCGGCGGCGGTGGCGGGCTCTGGATGGACTTCGACGAGGAGCCCAAACCCAGCGAGGAGCGCCTGCGCGAGGCGCTCGAGGATACCGACGCTGGTAACGAGATCGAGAAGTTCGTCGTCGCCTGCCCGATGTGCATGACGATGTACGAGGACGGCCGGAAGACGGGCGATTTCGAGGAGCGCATCGAGATCATCGGACTCTCCGAGCTACTGGCCGAGGCGCTCGAAGCGGACACGGTAGCCGGAGCGACCGGGACGGGCGTGGACGCGGCCCCGGCGGACGACTGA
- a CDS encoding DedA family protein, with product MAVPVLQVAEMPPYLRDLLDSEYALVALFGVFVLEGAMLMYFMPSEAIVPVSIGLLGHSVPSIATIIGVAVLGATVGQVGLFVLAKRGGREWLLEKRWFRVSESTLDRFDGWFERWGPVVVPVSNALLFTRGMLTVPAGFAEMSTRKFVVLSAIGTVIFESALAAISLGVIEVAF from the coding sequence ATGGCCGTTCCGGTCCTCCAAGTCGCCGAGATGCCGCCCTATCTCCGTGACCTGCTCGACTCCGAGTACGCCCTCGTCGCGCTCTTCGGCGTGTTCGTCCTCGAAGGAGCCATGCTGATGTACTTCATGCCGAGCGAGGCCATCGTCCCCGTCTCGATCGGCCTGCTCGGCCACTCGGTGCCGAGCATCGCGACGATCATCGGCGTCGCCGTGCTCGGCGCGACCGTCGGACAGGTCGGTCTGTTCGTGCTCGCCAAGCGCGGCGGCCGCGAGTGGCTGCTCGAAAAGCGCTGGTTTCGGGTCAGCGAGTCGACTCTCGACCGCTTCGACGGCTGGTTCGAGCGCTGGGGCCCCGTCGTCGTGCCGGTGAGCAACGCCCTCCTGTTCACCCGTGGGATGCTCACCGTGCCCGCCGGCTTCGCCGAGATGAGCACTCGGAAGTTCGTCGTCCTCTCGGCGATCGGCACCGTGATTTTCGAGTCGGCGCTCGCGGCGATCTCGCTCGGCGTCATCGAAGTCGCGTTCTGA